The following nucleotide sequence is from Diospyros lotus cultivar Yz01 chromosome 3, ASM1463336v1, whole genome shotgun sequence.
ATGATTCTAGCCCTGTTCAGCGGGTCTTCTGGCATTGCACTGGCCGTGCTAGGTGGTTGCTGCATTATCTATGACCTATTTGCAAATTGTCTGTGATTTAATGGATTGGATCAGGATGAATTTAAAAACCAATTACACTCTGCTATGATGCACAAAAACGTTTTGGGGCGGTGTTTCTGAAATGTTTTcgttttcaaaatatcaaaaaaaagtttttagcctatttttgcaatttcaaaaatattttagagttctttcataatattaaaaaaatatcaaaaatatgtttttaatttgaaaatgtattttcgTTTATGAAGAgattagagaaagaaaaaaattatgtctctaatcgacttaaaatttttaatttttttctgaaatttgtttaaatgcattgaagaatttatgtttatttttaggttgaataattattttttatttttattttatttcgtATCTTATCTGTTTTTATATGTAGCCGGAGGCGTGGCATGATTGTTGATCTCAATCTCATGCCATTTTTGCAAACAGGGTAATAAGGCAGAGGGCATTAGGCATCTAGAACGAGTAGCCCACTTGAAAGAGCCAGAAGATTCAAAGAGCAAGGCCCATTATTATGATGGGTTGCTACTGCTTGCGAGGTATGAATGGAAGAAGCTTCTTGTCTTAATGattgatttagtttttttttttttttggttaaatacatattttagttcttgtatttgttttagacattcaaattttttttttattaattttgagtcaattagctcaacaaatttgttaaggataataaattaaatatagtttagaggtgtaattaaaataaaaaaaaatttaagggtGTAATAGacttaaaattacataattcacgagtaattaaaataataaaaagttttgagtatctaaatgaaaaaaatatataaatacatgagttaaaatatatattttacctttttatttGTGTGGAAAATATTGACGAATGCCGTCGGTTTGCTATTTCAGTGCTTTGTATGGAGAAGGCCGTAAGGCTGAAGCTGCCAAGTACTTGCGCCTGGCTGTTGCTTATGATCCGTCTTATAATGAGTTCTTGGAACAATGTGAGAAGGATGAGGACAGTTTTGTTGATGATCTTGTCAGCAGCAGAAGAGGGGACTACTGAAAATTAGGTCACTTTTATAAGGGGGCCGTGACAGGTAACATGTTGCTTAGTTATTGTTACAATTAATAAGACCCTTCTCTTCCTTTTCATCTCTTCATAATCTATTGTTACTATTCATAAGACCCTTCTCTTCATAATCTGTTTCAGATTCATTTTCAGTGTAAATTAAGCAAGGAATTTGTGGGTGAGCCTtattaacttcttttttttcttttttgtaattgAGAAATTCGGGACACAGAAAAAGAGAAACTATACACAAATAGCGAGAAACAAAAGCCCCAGAAAAACTAAGGctgtgttttatttgttttttaattttgaattttgaattttgaattcattttcagttttctattttaatagtctatttttaaaaaattaaaaatgtgttctttttgtcattttgaaaaattatttttcaaaatagaaaaatagaagatgcgttgtttttaaattttgaaaataagtttttaatgatattttatttaataaatttgattatttagtaaattagaaatatttaatgttaatatattattaaaaatatatatacattttaaaattaatgaattttgtaatatttttttacattataataataaaatatgaataaataaataaataaatgtgttttgagtttagagttggttttaaatgaaaacattcacaataattttttgttattttgagttttttttataattttttttttgtttttaaaaatatatttttaaaaatagtaaaaataataaatttttattattttagaaaattaaaaataaaaaatgacttgaaaatagcaAGTGAAAGTAACTTAAACGTTGACCACTGGCCAATCTAGACATCGACCCTTGGAGAATTGCAAACAAGTGTTTTTagggataattttattttaatttgaaatttagcTTCATATCTTTGGATCCAAATAAGCCCATCTTATTATTAGGTTCATTtgtacatttattttatttaacaacaataatattaggttgatatttgtaaaattataatatttttggaatttctcaaaactcaaataaggtttaataaattttaatatttaatacatgataattaatatttaatgaactAAGGAGACATTGACATGTCATCTAAGTTTAAagaacttaaatttaatatttaaatacccATTCATATAACATTATCTTTGTCCAATACCTCTTATTGGCTCATTGATAACGTTTCGGTTCCCTAACCACATTAATTGCCACCAATAGGCAAAGGTAACGAtattcagtttgatttttagACTGAATATTATATGTCAAATGAGGTAAAAATTCATTCGACTCATACTTTGTAGATACACAATTAGTAGGGTTCGAACAAATTTTTCACCCAACTCAAACTAGAATTCTCGATCCCAAGTTAAACTGAAAATCATCTCTTCTAGATAAGATTAATGGGTAATTCCTTACGATTTCTTTCGTTGAACTCAAAGTGTCATtcataaaatcaataatattatttttagatagcATTCGTTAAAATGAGGAGTAAGATAAGATTACATcaagataatattaaaatattttctaaattaagatatgaaattgttaaaataaaattgagaaacaATACGaaattattatcaaattatttcttaaattttttgaaatgtactGAATGATATatacgtcatttttttttatctgtaagattcaaaatatacttatttaGTGGAAAGagaagataaatatatttaaaaaatattatataaaaagtcacgtgaattttttttaatagtcactaaataaatttaacaaacatattttaatatgacaaaattttgaaatattttatatatattttattttttttaatctatatcttaattaacaatttTCTTCTCTTGACATCATTTACAAAATTGAGATtatcttttattaaattttagtcACAATATGATTAGTGATGAGTCAATTACTTAGTATCCGACCCGACTGGGACAGGCTAGTCTGGATGGATGGTTTTGTTGGTTGGGTTTGAAGCGGGTCCCACAAAAGAAgactggagaagaagaaataggatCGAGAATTCTACAGATGCTGGCATCTCGCTGTAATCTGCAATCGCATGGTATCCCTTTCCTCATCTcgagttcttcttcttcttctgcagcTGTCGTAGGCTTAGATTCTACTCCGAAACCCTAATACAGCTCCGGCAAGATCTGCAACTGCGATTGATCCTCCAACAATGGCGGCGGCCGCCTCGGGCTGTCCATTCAATTCCTTCCGCTACAACACTTCGCTGTGCGCCTGCGATCCCGGATACCTCTACAACGCCACCACCAAAGCCTGCGAGCTCTTCCGCGTTTCCGCCGCCGAGTGGGTGGTGGGTTCCGGGGTTGACTACTCCATCTCGATCATCCCCGAGAGCATATTCTCCTTCAACTCCATCAGGAAGTTCACGCAGTCGCAGGCCATCTTCCTCGAGGCCACCCTCGTCATGCTCCTTTCCTGGCTTGTTTTCTGCTTCTTCGTCCGCTTCGGGAGGCTCCGCGATGGCCGCAGCGTCTGGTTCCGCATCCGCTGGTGGATTAGCCGCCTGGACATCAGTTTCGCCACTCGTCATTGGCTGGTAAAATTCACTTTTTATCCGGAGGCCTTTTGTTCGGTTTGAAGATGCGTGTTGGTTTTTCGAGTCTATAATGCTGCAGGGTGTGTAACGTATTGagctttgttttctttctagtAGCGGATAGATTAACTACTTAACCATGCTGCCGCGTCTGCTTGTGCAGTTGaaaatcattcaaaatcaaGAATCAAGATCTTATGATCCAAGCTTGTGCATTGACTTAATGAACTGAtatgaaatttttatgtatgcCTTTTAGAAATAGTAGCTAGATGAAAGAGAATATTATCTTTAACTCTTCTCTTCAACTAATATGCCAACCGAAACTTGTATTTGGTAAAGATATCGTGAGCAACCCATTCTACTGAAATCTTATCACCTGCATTGGTATATATAGCAAACGGAACTTTTGTATAATGGAACTACTGCAGACTGAATAGATCAACTTCAACGCCCACCCCCgcccaaaataaaaaagatagtaaataaataaaatgtacaAAATTTAAAGAGTAATAATACTCAAAGGTGGCATTCTGCCAGCTGCACATCTAGGGTATTACTTTGTGAATATCGATTTAATACATGTGCATTTGGAATGTCTCTTGTTGCATATTAGAGATCAAGAAacaacatctctctctctctctttccgttatacatatttctttttcccctttccCCTAAAGTTTCTTATCGTTTTCTCTGGTGTTGAGTCATCTGTTAGCGCCATTTTTAATTTGAAGAGTCGTACTTGTCCTTTTGAAGCAATATTACCTTTGTTATTTGGCTGTATAGCTAAAATTTTACACATCTTTTCTCTCACTTGGTTTATCTAGGATGATCAGAAAGTTGTTGTGAAGCGGAAAACAGAACTTGGTGGAACTTTCTCAGTCGCAAGTTGGATTCTTTTTATTGGTTTATTTTCTGCGTGAGTAATTGAAAGCATTCTTTTCCTGAATTCATGGTGTTGCGGTTCAGTTGAATCAGTTCTATGGACATGGTGTTTCCATTTGTCATACATGTTCTTCTTCAGGGTCCTCCCTCCTTTTTTCATCATGCCACATCAATATGAAGGTGATACTGATTGAACTGTTCCCTGCTTCCACAGGTTGCTCTATCAAATTATATCTAGGAGAAATGTTGAGGTTCATAATGTGAGAACCACAAATGCTCCTGATTTAGCGTCCTTCATGAATGACATGGAATTCAATATCACTACCATTTCTAATATGAGTTGTTCCCATTTACAAGGCATTGGAACTGTGGCCATTGGGAATCCAGGCTTCATTGACTATAGGGTTGCTGCTCTATCAACTTTTGCTAACTACTCTTGCCAGAATACCAGTAAGGGCCCAACTGTAAGTCTTAAGTGCAGCAATTGTCAGCGTATTCCAGACAGTGCATATATATCATGGCAGTTTGTTGATCTTCCAAGTGACCCTGCAACTGCTGTGGGATTTCAGTTCAACATCACCGCCAAGAACCGTGCCAGTAGAAAACATTTGAGTTTTGTCAGTGGGATACTGAATAATGGAAGCAACAGTGAAAATGAACCAATTACTTATAGAGGCCCTGCTCCaaatatattgaaatttaatttatttcctcGAGTTTACCGCAACTTCCATGACCTCAAGCTCATTCAACCACTGTTTCATGAATTTGTCCCGGGTTCATATTACAGTGACATAAATCATCTCCGATCTTCACTTCAGAGCTCTGATAATGGACGAATCAATATCACATTTTGTGTCAATTTTCTTTCAGCCTACATTGTAGAGATTGATAATCAAAACATTTTGGGGCCTGGTGAGTTATCTTCGGATCATGTGGTTATTAGTTTCTTGGTTCATATTACAAAATTGTGTTTGGAAGGTTCagatattttcttctttttctgtcACTGCAAAAATCTTCATATTCATGCTTGGCATGGTTTGCATTTCACTGTTGAAGACATAACTGTTGTTTATGCTTGCAGTTTGGAGTTAAGATATTTCTTTCCAAAGTtgttcttttataaataagtttGCATTACTACCCCCATGTATTTGCATGACCTTTTGCCATCAGCTACCTGAAGCAGTCTCCCCTTTTTATGAGTTTGTGGCAGGGGTCTGATTAGGACAGGTCCTCATTCCATTTCTTGTTACATTTTTtgttacctttttttttttagtaggaCAGGTCCTCtccccatttttcttttcatttgttgTGGAGGGAATTTGTTTTATCAATTGGTAAAAGATTGCTAACCAGACAGCAGATGACAGGTTTTTGGTGAAGAGGGttttgagaataaaatttgGCAACAGGTTCTGTTTAAAAGTTTAGGCACACAGATTCTATTTAGTTGTGTTATGAAGTTTTGATTCAAATGCAATGAAACCAGAATCTCTTCTGAGGAGAAAGTAAAACAGGGTCAACAAGAGATAAAATACATGATTGCAACTATCAGTCTCGTTGGTGGAATATTAGGACTCAAGTTGCTTGCtactattattaaaaaatcccCTGTTAGAGATAAAGTGAAAGAAAGTTTTAGAACTAGGAAATTGCTTTTTCATGATACTAATTCTCTTGAAGAAGTGGATACACAGTTAATCCATGTCTGAAGAATGTATCTAAACTCTTTAAGATTCCCTATCATTGAGATTTCTAAGGAAATTAAAGTTCAAGTCAATGAAGTCTTTAGATCTGGACCGTAAAGATTGGATGTTGATTATGCTTGAGTTGTAATGAGCAACTGAATCGAGGCAAAGTATCTGTACCCAATCAAAGATTTCTCTTGAGAAGAGAGTTGTGATTTCATTTGTAGATTGGATTTGGCTCCAACAAAATTTTCCTGGGGAGGAGTGTTTCATTGATTTGTTGCTGTAAATTCATGTAGTTGGTTCAACCTCTAATCGAGTGCACAAGTTATTGGTTTAAAGCCTATAGGAAGTTACAACTTTTTCGAACCATATCCACATGGAAAACCATAATGCATGGGTTTGAGTTATGTAAACAACCTCCCTTGCAAAATAGCAAGGggaaatttgtttataaatacaacCCTTCCTTGATCCTTGTAGAGCGGGGAGCCCTGTGCACAATTGATATACCCTTTTAGGTTTCAATGACTATGGTCAACAATGGCCACAACTGCCAGTTGAATGATTATAGGTGATTTTTTGCACTGTTCTGCAAGGAAGGCTACAACTAAGatttctaaataatatttctaagaTTTTTGCATTGAGTAGTTTCAAATAAGATTTCTAAATAGCTACTTTGTTTGAGGAGGCAAGCATTTCCTTGTTCAAGAACAAGGTATCTCTTGATTCATTATTTCCTGAACATAAGAAGCTCTATGTTCTTTTCACTTGGTTTGGTGCAGCAACACTTTTTATAACCAGTCCTCTAGAGAGGATGAGGGGGAATCCTAATACTGGACAGTTCAAGTTGGCCAATCTTGATTATAACCagctttttttcttattattaaggGCATTTCCATGGACCAAACCTTAACATATTTGCTAATTAATTGGGAAACAGAGACATAATGTAGCATAGTTAGAAACCTTTTCTGTTTGATATGAATTGATTGCCATGAATATTGATGCATTCTCTGATAATtgattaaaacaaaaagaaagatggagcACAGcttgtatttttgtttataatgtTTAATGATCTGTTTGTTTTCCTATATCACATGATTAAGCAGGTTAGGCTTAACTTTGAGCTTGTTAATCTGATCAATGTGAAACCTCAATGTTTTAGATTGACCTTATATTTGGAGATGCAATTTTGGTTATTAAGATTACTGATACCAGGTTAACTTTTTAATCCATGGTCTGATGCTATCTTCTTTTTTTGAAGAATGCAGTGGGCTTTCTTGCTGATCTTGGAGGCCTTTATTGCATTAGTATTGGGATTTTCTTCTACCTCTTGGTTCAAGTATGCTTCCTTGCTATTTccaaatttctctctttctacaTATTTGTACATTTATGTATGTTACCTACTTACATTACAACTGCCatggtttgattgtttttccCCATgggggtttttgttttttttttttttttggggggggggggggagtggagttaatttattgaaatattCATCATCCTCCAAAGTTGGCATATAATGGAAGTAATAGTGATGGGAATTGATGAGGCCATTTCATATTTACCatgggaagaaaagaaaggagaattGAAAAGTCagatttataatatttaccTTTTTGAGTTTAGTTGCTTTTGCTTAAAAGTTTtggtttgttttcaatttttagtttattttatataggAAAGAGATGCATGGAAAACTCACTTTTTATTGATTGAATGCATAGAGATTTTTGCTCGTCTTCACCAAATAGTGATAGCATACTAGATAGACTCCCATTTATCTGGTAGATGCTTATGTCTCTGCTTTAGTATGAGTTTTACAAAATATAGCCTTAAGAAGAATATATCGATAAAGTTGGGGACACATGCACAACAATTTGGAAGGAAATGAAGATATAGACAGAAT
It contains:
- the LOC127797067 gene encoding uncharacterized protein LOC127797067, translating into MAAAASGCPFNSFRYNTSLCACDPGYLYNATTKACELFRVSAAEWVVGSGVDYSISIIPESIFSFNSIRKFTQSQAIFLEATLVMLLSWLVFCFFVRFGRLRDGRSVWFRIRWWISRLDISFATRHWLDDQKVVVKRKTELGGTFSVASWILFIGLFSALLYQIISRRNVEVHNVRTTNAPDLASFMNDMEFNITTISNMSCSHLQGIGTVAIGNPGFIDYRVAALSTFANYSCQNTSKGPTVSLKCSNCQRIPDSAYISWQFVDLPSDPATAVGFQFNITAKNRASRKHLSFVSGILNNGSNSENEPITYRGPAPNILKFNLFPRVYRNFHDLKLIQPLFHEFVPGSYYSDINHLRSSLQSSDNGRINITFCVNFLSAYIVEIDNQNILGPVGFLADLGGLYCISIGIFFYLLVQCEYRFKKFRYEDSVMRRIRNQQKAQVHWDKLRKYVMYTYGAKLDDNSKSFRKETCCSSLMIESLHRNGMAHKQRKLSRMDSISFNRKANLPSEKKSAPEQVNTQSCVLKSISNREGMVSYPRGELGKDFAVKNETREHLVDMQEGGVLKPQTFPIPDNCLLPLPPSLEFKAGSEFNLSDVKKNLQSLYDYNVMLRERLVAAESMLQSLTHKSSTSGDSSSSIAK